A section of the Thauera chlorobenzoica genome encodes:
- a CDS encoding molybdopterin-dependent oxidoreductase: MTSETTRTVRNVPTYCYNCVAGPDFMTVKVVDGVATEVEPNFAAADVHPARGRVCVKAHGLVQKTYNPHRILQPMKRTNPQKGRNEDPGFVPISWDEALGIMADKLNAIRAKGLIDESGLPRVAASFGHGGTPAMYMGTLPAFLAAWGPIDFSFGSGQGVKCVHSEHLYGEFWHRAFTVAADTPLTRYVISIGSNVEASGGPCAVTRHAQARVRGYKRVQVEPHLSITGACSAEWVPIRPKTDPAFMFALIHVMVCEHGLARLDLPFLRDRTSSPYLVGPDGLYLRDPDSAKPLIWDSTRARAVPFDTPGAVPALEGRFRVAAAISVDADDARRPLVEVDGVPAFVKLVEHMGKYSPEWAAQICDIPADTIRRIAGEFLDNAGIGGTIEIDGATLPLRPVAVTLGKSVNNGWGAFECCWARTVLATLVGALEVPGGTLGTTVRLNRPHDDRHLSVVAGEDGFMAQKFNPTDKEHWVAQPTGRNAHRTLVPIVGNSAWSQALGPTQLAWMFQREVPQDWNLPMPTMPEMWFIYRSNPAISFWDTQTLVDTIATFPFTVSFAYTIDETNFFADLLLPEATDLESLQMIRVGGTKFVEQFWTARGVVLRQPAVEPQGETRDFTWISTELARRTGLLEAYNKALNRGAGGVSALKGGGYDFSLDPAREHDVDTIWDAVCRAASAELSGGRETLDLAWFKEHGFYTVPMSQKAWYLTPTLAEKGLRYELPYQERLLRIGRELGNRLHENRMHWWDEQLSEYTALPEWHDVPGRWEQALVRSGAKAEDFPLWLLATKSMQYHTGGNVSIALMREVAQNVRGHTGVIINADTARGYGIADGDRVEIRSHIGATYGKAVLAEGIRPDTLVIVGQFDHWATPFAKDFGMPSLNTIAPMSMELTDATGSGADIVRVAIHRISGRQAQ; encoded by the coding sequence ATGACCAGCGAAACAACCCGGACGGTGCGGAACGTTCCCACCTACTGCTACAACTGCGTGGCCGGCCCCGACTTCATGACCGTGAAAGTGGTCGACGGCGTCGCCACCGAGGTCGAGCCCAACTTCGCCGCCGCCGACGTCCATCCGGCGCGCGGACGGGTGTGCGTCAAAGCGCATGGCCTGGTGCAGAAAACCTACAACCCGCACCGCATCCTGCAGCCGATGAAGCGCACCAATCCGCAGAAGGGGCGCAACGAGGATCCGGGCTTCGTGCCGATCTCGTGGGACGAGGCGCTCGGCATCATGGCCGACAAGCTCAACGCGATCCGCGCCAAGGGCCTGATCGACGAGTCCGGCCTGCCGCGGGTCGCGGCCAGCTTCGGCCACGGCGGCACGCCGGCGATGTACATGGGCACCCTCCCCGCCTTCCTCGCCGCCTGGGGGCCGATCGACTTCAGCTTCGGCTCCGGGCAGGGAGTCAAGTGCGTGCATTCCGAGCACCTGTACGGCGAGTTCTGGCATCGTGCATTCACCGTCGCCGCCGACACCCCGCTGACCCGCTACGTGATCTCGATCGGCAGCAACGTCGAAGCTTCCGGCGGTCCGTGCGCGGTCACCCGCCACGCCCAGGCGCGGGTGCGCGGCTACAAGCGCGTACAGGTCGAACCCCACCTCTCGATCACCGGCGCCTGTTCGGCCGAATGGGTGCCGATCCGCCCCAAGACCGACCCCGCCTTCATGTTCGCCCTGATCCATGTGATGGTGTGCGAACACGGCCTCGCCCGGCTCGACCTGCCCTTCCTGCGCGATCGCACCTCCTCGCCCTACCTGGTGGGACCGGACGGGCTCTACCTGCGCGACCCGGACAGTGCCAAGCCGCTGATCTGGGACAGCACGCGCGCGCGCGCCGTGCCCTTCGACACGCCGGGCGCGGTGCCGGCGCTGGAAGGCCGCTTCCGCGTCGCCGCGGCGATCAGCGTCGACGCCGACGACGCGCGCCGCCCCCTCGTCGAAGTCGACGGCGTCCCGGCCTTCGTCAAGCTCGTCGAACACATGGGCAAATACAGCCCGGAGTGGGCGGCGCAGATCTGCGACATCCCGGCGGACACGATCCGCCGCATCGCCGGCGAGTTCCTCGACAACGCCGGTATCGGCGGCACCATCGAGATCGACGGCGCGACCCTGCCGCTGCGCCCGGTGGCGGTGACCCTGGGCAAATCGGTCAACAATGGCTGGGGCGCATTCGAGTGCTGCTGGGCACGCACCGTGCTCGCCACCCTGGTGGGGGCGCTCGAAGTCCCCGGCGGCACGCTCGGCACCACCGTGCGCCTGAACCGCCCGCACGACGACCGCCACCTCAGCGTCGTCGCCGGCGAGGACGGCTTCATGGCGCAGAAGTTCAACCCCACCGACAAGGAACACTGGGTCGCCCAGCCCACCGGGCGCAACGCCCACCGCACCCTGGTGCCGATCGTCGGCAACTCGGCCTGGAGCCAGGCGCTGGGGCCGACCCAGCTGGCGTGGATGTTCCAGCGCGAAGTGCCGCAGGACTGGAATCTGCCGATGCCGACGATGCCCGAGATGTGGTTCATCTACCGCTCCAATCCGGCAATCTCGTTCTGGGACACCCAGACCCTGGTGGACACCATCGCCACCTTCCCGTTCACGGTGTCGTTCGCGTACACGATCGACGAGACCAACTTCTTCGCCGACCTGCTGCTGCCCGAGGCCACCGACCTCGAATCGCTGCAGATGATCCGGGTCGGCGGCACCAAGTTCGTCGAACAGTTCTGGACCGCGCGCGGCGTCGTGCTGCGCCAGCCGGCGGTCGAGCCGCAGGGCGAGACGCGCGACTTCACCTGGATCAGCACCGAACTGGCGCGCCGCACCGGGCTGCTCGAGGCCTACAACAAAGCGCTCAACCGCGGCGCCGGCGGAGTGTCGGCGCTCAAAGGCGGGGGTTACGATTTCAGCCTCGACCCTGCGCGCGAACACGATGTCGACACGATCTGGGACGCCGTCTGCCGCGCCGCCTCGGCCGAGCTTTCCGGCGGACGCGAAACGCTCGACCTGGCCTGGTTCAAGGAGCACGGCTTCTACACCGTGCCGATGTCGCAGAAAGCCTGGTATCTGACCCCAACCCTGGCGGAAAAGGGACTGCGCTACGAGCTGCCCTATCAGGAGCGCCTGCTGCGCATCGGCCGCGAGCTCGGCAACCGCCTGCACGAGAACCGGATGCACTGGTGGGACGAACAGCTCTCCGAATACACCGCGCTGCCCGAATGGCACGACGTGCCCGGGCGCTGGGAGCAGGCCCTGGTGCGCAGCGGGGCGAAGGCGGAGGACTTCCCGCTGTGGCTGCTGGCGACCAAGAGCATGCAGTACCACACCGGCGGCAACGTCAGCATCGCGCTGATGCGCGAAGTCGCGCAGAACGTGCGCGGCCACACCGGCGTGATCATCAACGCCGACACCGCACGTGGCTACGGCATCGCCGACGGCGACCGTGTCGAGATCCGCTCGCACATCGGCGCCACCTACGGCAAGGCGGTGCTCGCCGAGGGCATCCGCCCCGACACGCTGGTGATCGTCGGCCAGTTCGACCACTGGGCCACCCCCTTCGCCAAGGACTTCGGCATGCCCAGCCTGAACACGATCGCACCGATGTCGATGGAGCTCACCGACGCCACCGGCTCGGGTGCCGATATCGTCCGCGTCGCGATTCACCGCATCTCCGGGAGGCAAGCGCAATGA
- a CDS encoding MFS transporter produces MFRSLDSRDVLLTTLAAAGILLVTMGARQSMGLFVGPLNTATGLGIATISLAMAVAQFVWGAIQPVAGAVADRYGARPVLVGALLLLALGSAITPFMDSTFGLVLTIGLLTAMGSGAASFSVLIGAAAQRIPLEARGTASGVINAGGSFGQFLFAPILQKLIQSVGWMGAMWAMALMTLAALPLIGRLTRAGAPPVVHAEADHGVLRAIGDALKDRSYRLLHLGFFTCGFHIAFLVTHLPGEVELCGLPPTVASWSLAIIGLANIAGSLYAGACVSRYRSKHILAAMYASRALLVAAYLMMPRTEWTFYLFAAGLGFTWLATVPPTAAIVGKLFGVRYLGTLFGLTLLSHQIGGFLGAWLGGLALVEFGDFSWMWYADIALAGMAALVNLPIREAKVTRRLAPA; encoded by the coding sequence ATGTTCCGTTCGCTCGACTCCCGTGACGTCCTCCTGACCACCCTCGCCGCGGCCGGCATCCTGCTGGTGACGATGGGCGCGCGCCAGTCGATGGGTCTCTTCGTCGGCCCGCTCAACACCGCCACCGGGCTCGGGATCGCCACCATCAGCCTGGCGATGGCGGTGGCCCAGTTCGTCTGGGGGGCGATCCAGCCGGTGGCGGGCGCCGTCGCCGACCGCTACGGCGCCCGCCCGGTGCTGGTCGGCGCGCTGCTGCTGCTCGCGCTCGGCAGTGCGATCACCCCGTTCATGGACTCCACCTTCGGCCTCGTGCTGACGATCGGGCTGCTGACGGCGATGGGTTCCGGCGCGGCCAGCTTCTCGGTGCTGATCGGCGCCGCCGCCCAGCGCATTCCGCTCGAAGCGCGCGGCACCGCCTCGGGCGTGATCAACGCCGGCGGCTCCTTCGGCCAGTTCCTGTTCGCCCCGATCCTGCAGAAGCTGATCCAGAGCGTGGGCTGGATGGGGGCGATGTGGGCGATGGCGCTGATGACGCTGGCCGCGCTGCCGCTGATCGGCCGCCTGACGCGCGCCGGCGCTCCCCCGGTGGTGCACGCCGAGGCCGACCACGGCGTGCTGCGGGCAATCGGCGACGCGCTCAAGGACCGCAGCTACCGCCTGCTGCACCTGGGCTTTTTCACCTGCGGCTTTCACATCGCCTTCCTCGTCACCCACCTGCCGGGCGAAGTCGAGCTGTGCGGCCTGCCGCCCACGGTGGCGAGCTGGTCGCTGGCGATCATCGGCCTGGCCAACATCGCCGGCAGCCTCTACGCCGGGGCCTGCGTGTCGCGCTATCGCAGCAAGCACATCCTCGCCGCGATGTACGCTTCACGCGCGCTGCTGGTCGCCGCCTACCTGATGATGCCGCGCACCGAATGGACCTTCTACCTGTTCGCCGCCGGCCTCGGCTTCACCTGGCTGGCGACCGTGCCGCCGACCGCGGCGATCGTCGGCAAGCTGTTCGGCGTGCGCTACCTCGGCACCCTGTTCGGCCTCACCCTGCTGTCGCACCAGATCGGCGGCTTCCTCGGCGCCTGGCTCGGCGGCCTCGCGCTCGTCGAGTTCGGCGATTTCAGCTGGATGTGGTACGCCGACATCGCGCTCGCGGGCATGGCCGCGCTGGTCAACCTGCCGATCCGCGAGGCGAAGGTGACGCGCCGCCTGGCGCCGGCCTGA
- a CDS encoding acyl-CoA dehydrogenase family protein — protein sequence MDFSFTDEQLLLRDTAARFIAREYGFDTRRAILGGAGGERGAREAGLWRTLAELGLLALRVPEEDGGVGGDAVDTLLVMSAFGKGLFAEPYLASAVLATEAIVRLGSPAQRRRWLRPMAAGTLIAAFAHDERGTRGDALALATRATRVGAGYLLEGRKTAVEHGARADLLLVSARTDGGGVALFALGRDVPGLRLAAYPTVDGGGAADLFLEQVYLPASARLGADGEAGGGEGKDEGRGEGDAAEALLAVLDSGLAAVCGEAVGVLERSLEATVEYTRARTQFGAPIATFQVLQHRIADMLIHLEQARSMAYLAAARAGAGTAAERARAMSAAKVVVGEACRFVGEQAVQLHGGMGMTEELDIAHGFRRLFAIEKRFGSTQDHLARFARLLAA from the coding sequence ATGGACTTTTCCTTCACCGACGAACAGTTGCTGCTGCGCGACACCGCGGCGCGCTTCATTGCCCGCGAGTACGGCTTCGACACCCGGCGCGCGATCCTGGGCGGCGCTGGCGGCGAGCGCGGCGCACGGGAGGCCGGCCTCTGGCGCACGCTGGCCGAGCTGGGGCTGCTGGCGTTGCGGGTGCCGGAGGAAGACGGCGGCGTGGGTGGCGACGCGGTCGACACCTTGCTGGTGATGTCCGCCTTCGGCAAGGGCCTGTTCGCCGAGCCCTATCTGGCGAGCGCGGTGCTGGCAACGGAGGCGATCGTCCGCCTCGGCTCCCCCGCCCAGCGCCGCCGCTGGCTGCGGCCGATGGCGGCGGGCACGCTGATCGCCGCCTTCGCCCACGATGAGCGCGGCACCCGCGGCGATGCCCTGGCGCTGGCGACGCGCGCGACCCGGGTCGGCGCCGGCTACCTGCTCGAGGGCCGCAAGACGGCGGTCGAGCACGGCGCGCGCGCCGATCTGCTGCTGGTGTCGGCGCGCACCGACGGCGGCGGGGTGGCGCTGTTCGCTCTCGGGCGCGATGTGCCCGGCCTGCGCCTGGCGGCGTACCCGACGGTCGATGGGGGTGGGGCGGCGGATCTGTTCCTCGAACAGGTCTACCTGCCCGCGTCGGCCCGTCTTGGTGCGGACGGCGAAGCGGGCGGTGGCGAGGGGAAGGACGAAGGGAGGGGCGAGGGCGATGCCGCCGAAGCCCTGCTCGCGGTGCTCGACAGCGGGCTGGCGGCGGTGTGCGGGGAGGCGGTCGGGGTGCTCGAGCGCAGCCTCGAGGCGACCGTCGAATACACCCGCGCGCGCACCCAGTTCGGCGCGCCGATTGCCACCTTCCAGGTCCTGCAGCACCGCATCGCGGATATGCTGATCCACCTCGAGCAGGCGCGTTCGATGGCCTACCTCGCCGCTGCGCGCGCGGGTGCCGGGACGGCGGCGGAGCGGGCGCGGGCGATGTCGGCGGCCAAGGTGGTGGTGGGCGAGGCCTGCCGCTTCGTCGGCGAGCAGGCGGTCCAGCTCCACGGCGGAATGGGGATGACCGAGGAGCTCGACATCGCCCACGGCTTCCGCCGCCTGTTCGCGATCGAGAAGCGCTTCGGCTCGACCCAGGACCACCTCGCGCGCTTTGCCCGCCTGCTCGCGGCCTGA
- a CDS encoding 4Fe-4S dicluster domain-containing protein, translated as MSRYVMTIDLRRCVGCQTCTAACKNANATPPGVQWRRVLDLETGKFPDVRRSFLPMACMHCENPPCEEVCPTQATQKRGDGLVTIDYDVCIGCANCIMACPYEARSIVHEARFAYGDQPIASEAVRFDPARISVATKCTFCKDRIDEAARSGRIPGRDPEVTPACVNSCISGAMAFGDLDDPDSAVSRLLAETQHFRMHEELGTGPSVYYIWDQA; from the coding sequence ATGAGCCGCTATGTGATGACCATCGACCTGCGCCGCTGCGTCGGCTGCCAGACCTGCACCGCCGCGTGCAAGAACGCCAACGCCACCCCGCCCGGGGTGCAATGGCGACGCGTGCTCGACCTCGAAACCGGGAAGTTCCCCGACGTGCGGCGCAGCTTCCTGCCGATGGCCTGCATGCACTGCGAGAACCCGCCGTGCGAGGAAGTGTGCCCGACCCAGGCCACGCAGAAGCGCGGCGACGGCCTGGTCACCATCGACTACGACGTTTGCATCGGTTGCGCGAACTGCATCATGGCCTGCCCCTACGAGGCGCGCTCGATCGTGCACGAAGCGCGCTTCGCCTACGGCGACCAGCCGATCGCCTCGGAAGCGGTGCGCTTCGATCCGGCGCGCATCTCGGTGGCAACCAAATGCACCTTCTGCAAGGACCGCATCGACGAGGCCGCGCGCAGCGGACGCATTCCGGGCCGTGACCCGGAGGTCACTCCGGCCTGCGTCAACTCGTGCATCTCCGGGGCGATGGCCTTCGGCGACCTCGACGACCCCGACAGCGCGGTCAGCCGGCTGCTCGCCGAAACACAGCATTTCCGCATGCACGAGGAGCTCGGCACCGGGCCCAGCGTGTATTACATCTGGGATCAGGCATGA
- the fdhD gene encoding formate dehydrogenase accessory sulfurtransferase FdhD — protein sequence MHTSSYPVTETHGRYGVERWSGGDTVHAEDTVAEETPVALVYNGFSQAVMLATPQDLDDFALGFSLSEGIVGRPGELYDIDVIEHGSGCEIRMHLAGERFAHLRSRRRALAGRTGCGLCGIESLEQLLQRPCPNQSTAAAAVASGALLRAQSELHALQPLFHLTGAVHGAAWCRLDGSVALVREDVGRHNALDKLIGAIAAQGGGFGDGFVLMTSRASYEIVQKAAAVGIPVIAARSAPTGMAVRVAQAAGVTLVGFARDARHSVYSHPQRIH from the coding sequence ATGCATACGAGTTCCTATCCGGTGACCGAAACACATGGCCGCTACGGCGTCGAGCGCTGGAGCGGCGGCGACACGGTGCACGCCGAAGACACCGTCGCCGAGGAGACCCCGGTCGCCCTGGTCTACAACGGCTTCTCGCAGGCGGTGATGCTGGCCACGCCACAGGACCTGGACGATTTCGCCCTCGGCTTCAGCCTCAGCGAAGGCATCGTCGGGCGCCCGGGCGAGCTCTACGACATCGACGTCATCGAGCACGGCAGCGGCTGTGAAATCCGCATGCACCTGGCCGGCGAGCGTTTTGCGCACCTGCGCAGCCGACGCCGCGCGCTGGCCGGACGCACCGGCTGCGGCCTGTGCGGCATCGAAAGCCTCGAGCAGTTGCTCCAGCGCCCTTGCCCGAACCAGAGCACCGCCGCCGCCGCCGTGGCCTCCGGCGCGCTGCTGCGCGCGCAATCCGAGCTGCACGCCCTGCAGCCCCTGTTCCACCTCACCGGCGCGGTCCATGGCGCGGCCTGGTGCCGGCTCGACGGCAGCGTCGCGCTGGTGCGCGAGGACGTCGGCCGCCACAACGCGCTCGACAAGCTGATCGGCGCCATCGCCGCCCAGGGTGGCGGTTTCGGCGACGGCTTCGTGCTGATGACCAGCCGCGCCAGCTACGAGATCGTGCAGAAGGCGGCCGCGGTCGGCATTCCGGTGATCGCCGCGCGCTCGGCGCCCACCGGAATGGCGGTGCGCGTGGCCCAGGCCGCCGGGGTGACCCTCGTCGGTTTCGCCCGCGATGCCCGCCACAGCGTCTATTCCCACCCGCAACGGATCCACTGA
- a CDS encoding acyl-CoA dehydrogenase family protein, whose translation MQPADRSEGMTMDLDFTAEERAFRAEVRSFLRDHLPAAVRHKVLNGICLEREDYLAWQRVLHARGWGGPSWPVAFGGTGWGPVRQYLFDDACAEAGAPRLVPFGLKMVAPVLMAFGSAAQQQRFLPPILAGEAWWCQGYSEPGAGSDLAALRTRAVRDGEHYVVNGQKTWTTFAHYADWMFCLVRTDPAAKPQRGISFLLIDMSSPGIRVRPIRTLDGAHEVNEVWLEGVRVPVANLVGEENRGWTYAKFLLGHERSNIAGIGIARRELARLKRIARSETGDGRPLLEAPLFAARVARVEIELMALEITNLRVLSAEAEQRAPGVEASILKIRGSEIQQEIFALMTEALGLQALPYDREAMAAGYAGDCPLPVHARTPTSQYLNMRKLSIYGGSNEIQRNIIARSMLGL comes from the coding sequence GTGCAGCCGGCCGACCGTAGCGAAGGGATGACGATGGACCTGGATTTCACTGCCGAAGAACGGGCGTTCCGCGCCGAAGTGCGCAGCTTCCTGCGCGATCACCTACCCGCCGCCGTGCGCCACAAAGTGCTCAACGGCATCTGCCTCGAGCGCGAAGACTATCTCGCCTGGCAGCGCGTGCTCCATGCGCGCGGCTGGGGCGGGCCGTCGTGGCCGGTCGCGTTCGGCGGCACCGGCTGGGGCCCGGTGCGGCAGTACCTGTTCGACGACGCCTGCGCCGAAGCCGGCGCGCCGCGGCTGGTGCCGTTCGGGCTGAAAATGGTGGCGCCGGTGTTGATGGCGTTCGGCAGCGCGGCGCAGCAGCAGCGCTTCCTGCCGCCGATCCTGGCCGGCGAGGCGTGGTGGTGCCAGGGCTATTCCGAACCGGGTGCCGGCTCCGACCTCGCCGCGCTGCGGACGCGGGCGGTGCGCGACGGCGAGCATTACGTGGTCAATGGGCAGAAGACCTGGACCACTTTTGCCCACTACGCCGACTGGATGTTCTGCCTGGTGCGCACCGACCCCGCGGCCAAGCCCCAGCGTGGGATCTCCTTCCTGCTCATCGACATGAGCTCGCCCGGCATCCGCGTGCGCCCGATCCGCACCCTCGACGGCGCCCACGAGGTCAACGAAGTGTGGCTGGAAGGCGTCCGCGTGCCGGTGGCCAACCTTGTCGGCGAGGAAAACCGCGGCTGGACCTACGCCAAGTTCCTCCTCGGCCACGAGCGCAGCAACATCGCCGGGATCGGCATCGCCCGCCGTGAACTGGCGCGGCTGAAGCGCATCGCCCGCAGCGAGACCGGCGACGGCCGTCCGCTGCTCGAGGCGCCGCTGTTCGCCGCTCGCGTCGCGCGCGTCGAAATCGAACTGATGGCGCTCGAGATCACCAACCTGCGCGTGCTCTCGGCCGAGGCCGAGCAGCGCGCGCCGGGAGTGGAAGCGTCGATCCTGAAGATCCGCGGCAGCGAGATCCAGCAGGAGATCTTCGCCCTGATGACCGAGGCCCTCGGCCTCCAGGCGCTGCCCTACGACCGCGAGGCGATGGCAGCCGGCTACGCGGGCGACTGCCCGCTGCCGGTCCATGCGCGCACCCCGACCTCGCAGTACCTGAACATGCGCAAACTGTCGATCTACGGCGGCTCGAACGAGATCCAGCGCAACATCATCGCCCGCAGCATGCTGGGCCTGTAA
- a CDS encoding DmsC/YnfH family molybdoenzyme membrane anchor subunit gives MKHVQQRPAGHLAPRRQQNWDWRAAGNFVCGGAGGGLLFLAALAHLAGAEVRHLIGAGLLLVGTGLFCVWLEIGRPWRALNVFRHLRTSWMTREASVAPLLFISGALAVAGLHPVLPVLAGLCGLAFLYSQARILAADKGIPAWRHPRCAAVVVATGLAEGAGLLALATPVLPARLLPLAALVLILALLARLWRWKRYLAGLNADGAPLGSLQALSTIERRFVLFGHLVPAAFAAAAGAGMPGAAAALAFAGLMAVGGGWLFKYTLVRRAAFTQGIALKHLPVRGRGPAGAAVKPGWSGH, from the coding sequence ATGAAACACGTTCAGCAAAGACCGGCCGGCCACCTGGCGCCCCGCCGGCAGCAAAACTGGGACTGGCGCGCCGCGGGCAACTTCGTCTGCGGGGGGGCGGGCGGCGGCCTGCTGTTCCTGGCCGCGCTCGCCCACCTCGCCGGCGCCGAAGTGCGCCATCTGATCGGTGCCGGCCTGCTGCTGGTGGGCACCGGACTGTTCTGCGTATGGCTCGAAATCGGCCGCCCATGGCGCGCGCTCAACGTCTTCCGTCACCTGCGCACCTCGTGGATGACGCGCGAAGCTTCGGTGGCGCCGCTGCTCTTCATTTCCGGCGCGCTCGCCGTCGCCGGCCTCCATCCGGTGCTGCCGGTGCTCGCCGGGCTGTGCGGGCTGGCCTTTCTCTACAGCCAGGCACGCATCCTGGCTGCCGACAAAGGCATCCCGGCCTGGCGCCATCCACGCTGCGCGGCCGTGGTGGTGGCGACCGGTCTCGCCGAAGGCGCCGGCCTGCTCGCCCTCGCCACGCCAGTCCTGCCGGCGCGCCTGCTGCCGCTGGCCGCGCTCGTCCTGATCCTCGCCCTGCTCGCCCGCCTGTGGCGGTGGAAGCGTTATCTCGCCGGCCTCAACGCCGACGGCGCCCCGCTCGGCAGCCTCCAGGCGCTGAGCACAATCGAGCGCCGCTTCGTGCTGTTCGGCCACCTCGTGCCGGCCGCCTTCGCCGCGGCGGCAGGGGCAGGCATGCCGGGCGCCGCCGCCGCGCTCGCCTTCGCCGGGCTGATGGCGGTCGGCGGCGGCTGGTTGTTCAAGTACACCCTGGTCCGGCGCGCCGCGTTCACCCAGGGAATCGCACTCAAACACCTGCCGGTACGCGGCCGCGGCCCGGCCGGCGCAGCAGTGAAGCCGGGCTGGAGCGGGCACTGA
- a CDS encoding substrate-binding domain-containing protein, whose protein sequence is MHRVRLNYVLGGSAGTAPIRNPLLDLLQAVREQGSISAAARTLGLSYRHVWGELKRWEGELGQPLILWEKGQAARLSEFGAKLLWAERQAQARLLPQIEALRADLERAFAVAFDDSAHVLTFYASHDEGLAALREHARGERLHLDIRFTGSVDAIRALNEGRCTMAGFHTRLAPAPDSLSRRTYKPLLRPGQHKLIGFARRTQGLIVAPGNPLGLHSLADLAAREVRFINRVRGSGTRVLLDELLAEAGIDPAALPGYDREEPSHAAIAQAVASGDADAGLGIEASARARGLGFIPLAEENYYLACLKSSLEQPATRALLALLATPAWQRRLAALPGYAPMSSGAVLSMSRVLPWWRFARRGAA, encoded by the coding sequence ATGCACAGAGTCAGACTGAATTACGTTCTCGGCGGCAGCGCCGGCACCGCGCCGATCCGCAACCCCCTGCTCGATCTGCTGCAGGCGGTGCGCGAGCAGGGTTCGATCTCGGCCGCGGCGCGCACGCTGGGGCTGTCCTACCGCCACGTCTGGGGCGAGCTCAAGCGCTGGGAAGGCGAACTCGGCCAGCCGCTGATCTTGTGGGAGAAGGGCCAGGCGGCGCGCTTGAGCGAGTTCGGCGCCAAGCTGCTGTGGGCCGAGCGCCAGGCTCAGGCGCGGCTGCTGCCGCAGATCGAGGCCCTGCGCGCCGACCTCGAACGCGCCTTCGCGGTGGCCTTCGACGATTCCGCGCACGTGCTGACCTTCTACGCCAGCCATGACGAGGGGCTCGCCGCACTGCGCGAGCACGCGCGCGGCGAGCGTCTGCACCTGGACATCCGCTTCACCGGCAGCGTCGATGCGATCCGCGCGCTCAACGAAGGGCGGTGCACGATGGCGGGCTTCCACACCCGGCTGGCGCCTGCACCCGACTCGCTGTCGCGGCGCACCTACAAGCCGCTGCTGCGCCCCGGCCAGCACAAGCTGATCGGCTTCGCGCGGCGCACCCAGGGGCTGATCGTGGCGCCGGGCAACCCGCTCGGCCTGCATTCGCTCGCCGATCTGGCCGCGCGCGAGGTGCGCTTCATCAACCGGGTGCGGGGGAGCGGCACCCGGGTGCTGCTCGACGAGCTGCTTGCCGAAGCCGGGATCGATCCTGCGGCGCTGCCGGGCTACGACCGCGAGGAACCGTCGCATGCCGCGATCGCCCAAGCGGTGGCGAGCGGCGACGCCGATGCCGGCCTCGGCATCGAGGCCAGCGCGCGTGCGCGCGGCCTGGGCTTCATCCCCCTGGCTGAGGAGAACTACTATCTCGCCTGCCTCAAGAGCAGCCTCGAGCAGCCCGCCACCCGCGCCCTGCTCGCCCTGCTCGCGACTCCCGCCTGGCAGCGCCGCCTCGCCGCCCTGCCCGGCTATGCGCCGATGTCGAGTGGTGCGGTGCTGTCGATGAGCCGGGTGCTGCCGTGGTGGCGGTTCGCGCGGCGGGGGGCGGCATGA